In Scylla paramamosain isolate STU-SP2022 chromosome 29, ASM3559412v1, whole genome shotgun sequence, a genomic segment contains:
- the LOC135115726 gene encoding uncharacterized protein LOC135115726 isoform X3, whose protein sequence is MSGEEWKAVKEQVEAIATEVVAWGRTTDVIYSLLQQKLLTEANMAHLMSLNTKKEQVRQLVALLAASGSGSSSSSSLRSFLGVLQEQGMENLVKCLDPDGNHSPEPLSQDPSAFSGLRVTPFQHHLQQWAGGASNITTLPGHPNFTFPNPGQDITNNNENDNLNANTPMDTHTASPSSSASPRTPLKISVVPCREIGGKHFLRNEVYNNESEPRGYVFLANYKNFLDEQHETRSGSEIDVQNLCQLFSQMGYKPSYHINMTKWETIQALRDFRNMKEHSNVDSCIVVFMSHGRDDTSFYTSDNHYLTVHNVVERFNNRECPILKGKPKIFIFQFCRGVGPDIGVDAANVSHVKSKGNSNGLDVETDSSTFGSTVPERDPTYTDMYIVYSTVGGFVSFRHPESGSWLVEAICEVFMKDACDTELEHLMKKVSRRVRANFSTEGNKQACEFVQRAFDRHFFFNPKPLPSLSSLNLSQLGEMLPRLKPVHHRRIRTSSPSSKLKSGNACGGARRRHFSGENSTSENHLDDLDVLDNSKTPALHPRVKSLSTSYRRKSASEVPNQNLFHGMTRGHSFSELNSGGSSPEPSETSELGATSCFSLERLSSLEDPQQQCSNAGFQVSEACGGSSRELHPDLMVEASPLESPKEGFPLIHSQSALEAIAPSEFGGVTGVGPEVRGAEELRPSFKRQLSVPSNNETLQKVNDVRRYLQLNDSDEALLHPLKRIESFINKKKREGKRRKMGESNSQEY, encoded by the exons ATGAGTGGGGAAGAATGGAAAGCTGTGAAGGAGCAGGTGGAGGCAATAGCAACGGAGGTGGTGGCATGGGGCCGCACAACAGATGTGATTTACAGCCTCCTCCAACAGAAGCTGCTGACTGAGGCTAACATGGCCCACCTGATG aGTCTgaacacaaagaaggaacaagTGAGGCAACTGGTGGCTTTGTTAGCAGCATCAGGAtctggcagcagcagcagcagcagtctgaGGAGCTTCCTTGGGGTTCTTCAGGAGCAGGGGATGGAGAACCTGGTGAAGTGTCTGGACCCTGATGGCAACCACTCTCCTGAACCCCTCAG CCAAGATCCTAGTGCCTTTTCTGGTCTGCGGGTTACCCCATTCCAGCACCATCTTCAGCAGTGGGCAGGGGGAGCAAGCAACATAACAACCCTCCCTGGCCACCCCAACTTTACCTTCCCCAACCCAGGCCAGGATATCaccaacaataatgaaaatgacaACTTGAATGCCAACACACCCATGGACACTCACACTGCCTCACCAAGCTCCTCTGCCAGTCCCCGCACACCCCTCAAGATATCAGTGGTGCCATGTCGGGAGATTGGCGGCAAGCATTTCTTGAGGAATGAG GTATACAATAATGAATCTGAACCTCGAGGTTACGTCTTCCTGGCCAACTACAAGAACTTTCTTGATGAGCAGCATGAGACTCGCTCGGGTTCTGAGATTGATGTCCAGAATCTGTGCCAGCTGTTCAGCCAGATGGGATACAAGCCTTCCTACCACATCAACATGACCAAATGG GAAACCATCCAGGCTCTGAGGGACTTCCGCAACATGAAGGAGCACAGTAATGTGGACTCGTGCATTGTTGTGTTCATGAGTCACGGCCGAGACGACACTTCCTTCTACACCTCAGACAACCATTACCTTACTGTGCACAATGTGGTGGAGCGTTTTAATAACAGAGAGTGTCCAATACTCAAGGGGAAACCCAAGATTTTCATATTTCAGTTCTGTAG gGGTGTAGGCCCAGATATAGGGGTGGATGCTGCTAATGTGTCCCATGTGAAGAGCAAGGGCAACAGTAATGGCCTTGATGTGGAAACTGATTCAAGCACCTTTGGGAGCACTGTGCCAGAGCGAGACCCAACCTACACTGATATGTACATTGTTTACTCTACTGTTGGAG GTTTTGTATCATTCCGCCACCCTGAAAGTGGATCATGGCTTGTGGAGGCAATCTGTGAGGTGTTTATGAAGGATGCTTGTGATACTGAACTGGAACACCTCATGAAGAAG GTTTCAAGGCGTGTCCGGGCCAACTTCAGCACTGAGGGAAACAAACAGGCCTGCGAGTTTGTCCAGAGAGCGTTCGACCGCCACTTCTTCTTCAACCCAAAGCCACTACCATCTCT ATCCTCTCTCAACCTTAGTCAACTGGGTGAGATGCTGCCTAGACTCAAGCCTGTCCACCACAGGAGGATCCGCACTTCCTCCCCCTCAAGCAAGCTCAAGTCAGGTAATGCATGTGGGGGTGCACGAAGGAGACACTTCAGTGGAGAAAACAGTACCTCGGAAAATCACCTTGATGATCTAGATGTGCTTGACAACTCAAAGACTCCTGCCCTGCATCCCCGAGTCAAAAGCCTGAGCACCTCTTATCGAAGGAAGTCTGCTTCAGAAGTGCCTAATCAAAATCTGTTTCATGGTATGACCCGTGGCCACAGCTTCAGTGAGCTGAATTCAGGAGGCTCTTCACCAGAACCCTCTGAAACTTCGGAGCTTGGGGCTACCAGCTGTTTCAG TTTGGAGAGGTTGTCATCCTTGGAAGATCCTCAGCAGCAGTGCAGTAATGCTGGCTTCCAAGTGAGTGAGGCATGTGGAGGCAGTTCTAGGGAACTCCACCCTGACCTGATGGTAGAAGCCTCACCCCTGGAGTCCCCCAAGGAGGGTTTCCCACTGATTCACTCCCAGTCAGCTTTGGAGGCCATTGCACCCTCTGAGTTTGGTGGTGTCACAGGAGTTGGGCCGGAGGTGAGGGGTGCTGAGGAGCTGCGGCCGTCCTTCAAGAGACAGTTATCGGTGCCTTCCAATAATGAGACTCTTCAAAAGGTGAATGATGTGCGTCGCTATCTGCAG TTGAATGATTCTGATGAAGCTTTGCTCCACCCTCTGAAGCGCATTGAGAGCTTCatcaacaagaagaagagagaagggaagcgcagGAAGATGGGGGAGTCCAACAGCCAAGAGTATTAA
- the LOC135115726 gene encoding uncharacterized protein LOC135115726 isoform X2, translating to MTRASTMSGEEWKAVKEQVEAIATEVVAWGRTTDVIYSLLQQKLLTEANMAHLMSLNTKKEQVRQLVALLAASGSGSSSSSSLRSFLGVLQEQGMENLVKCLDPDGNHSPEPLSQDPSAFSGLRVTPFQHHLQQWAGGASNITTLPGHPNFTFPNPGQDITNNNENDNLNANTPMDTHTASPSSSASPRTPLKISVVPCREIGGKHFLRNEVYNNESEPRGYVFLANYKNFLDEQHETRSGSEIDVQNLCQLFSQMGYKPSYHINMTKWETIQALRDFRNMKEHSNVDSCIVVFMSHGRDDTSFYTSDNHYLTVHNVVERFNNRECPILKGKPKIFIFQFCRGVGPDIGVDAANVSHVKSKGNSNGLDVETDSSTFGSTVPERDPTYTDMYIVYSTVGGFVSFRHPESGSWLVEAICEVFMKDACDTELEHLMKKVSRRVRANFSTEGNKQACEFVQRAFDRHFFFNPKPLPSLSSLNLSQLGEMLPRLKPVHHRRIRTSSPSSKLKSGNACGGARRRHFSGENSTSENHLDDLDVLDNSKTPALHPRVKSLSTSYRRKSASEVPNQNLFHGMTRGHSFSELNSGGSSPEPSETSELGATSCFSLERLSSLEDPQQQCSNAGFQVSEACGGSSRELHPDLMVEASPLESPKEGFPLIHSQSALEAIAPSEFGGVTGVGPEVRGAEELRPSFKRQLSVPSNNETLQKVNDVRRYLQLNDSDEALLHPLKRIESFINKKKREGKRRKMGESNSQEY from the exons ATGACAAG GGCCAGCACTATGAGTGGGGAAGAATGGAAAGCTGTGAAGGAGCAGGTGGAGGCAATAGCAACGGAGGTGGTGGCATGGGGCCGCACAACAGATGTGATTTACAGCCTCCTCCAACAGAAGCTGCTGACTGAGGCTAACATGGCCCACCTGATG aGTCTgaacacaaagaaggaacaagTGAGGCAACTGGTGGCTTTGTTAGCAGCATCAGGAtctggcagcagcagcagcagcagtctgaGGAGCTTCCTTGGGGTTCTTCAGGAGCAGGGGATGGAGAACCTGGTGAAGTGTCTGGACCCTGATGGCAACCACTCTCCTGAACCCCTCAG CCAAGATCCTAGTGCCTTTTCTGGTCTGCGGGTTACCCCATTCCAGCACCATCTTCAGCAGTGGGCAGGGGGAGCAAGCAACATAACAACCCTCCCTGGCCACCCCAACTTTACCTTCCCCAACCCAGGCCAGGATATCaccaacaataatgaaaatgacaACTTGAATGCCAACACACCCATGGACACTCACACTGCCTCACCAAGCTCCTCTGCCAGTCCCCGCACACCCCTCAAGATATCAGTGGTGCCATGTCGGGAGATTGGCGGCAAGCATTTCTTGAGGAATGAG GTATACAATAATGAATCTGAACCTCGAGGTTACGTCTTCCTGGCCAACTACAAGAACTTTCTTGATGAGCAGCATGAGACTCGCTCGGGTTCTGAGATTGATGTCCAGAATCTGTGCCAGCTGTTCAGCCAGATGGGATACAAGCCTTCCTACCACATCAACATGACCAAATGG GAAACCATCCAGGCTCTGAGGGACTTCCGCAACATGAAGGAGCACAGTAATGTGGACTCGTGCATTGTTGTGTTCATGAGTCACGGCCGAGACGACACTTCCTTCTACACCTCAGACAACCATTACCTTACTGTGCACAATGTGGTGGAGCGTTTTAATAACAGAGAGTGTCCAATACTCAAGGGGAAACCCAAGATTTTCATATTTCAGTTCTGTAG gGGTGTAGGCCCAGATATAGGGGTGGATGCTGCTAATGTGTCCCATGTGAAGAGCAAGGGCAACAGTAATGGCCTTGATGTGGAAACTGATTCAAGCACCTTTGGGAGCACTGTGCCAGAGCGAGACCCAACCTACACTGATATGTACATTGTTTACTCTACTGTTGGAG GTTTTGTATCATTCCGCCACCCTGAAAGTGGATCATGGCTTGTGGAGGCAATCTGTGAGGTGTTTATGAAGGATGCTTGTGATACTGAACTGGAACACCTCATGAAGAAG GTTTCAAGGCGTGTCCGGGCCAACTTCAGCACTGAGGGAAACAAACAGGCCTGCGAGTTTGTCCAGAGAGCGTTCGACCGCCACTTCTTCTTCAACCCAAAGCCACTACCATCTCT ATCCTCTCTCAACCTTAGTCAACTGGGTGAGATGCTGCCTAGACTCAAGCCTGTCCACCACAGGAGGATCCGCACTTCCTCCCCCTCAAGCAAGCTCAAGTCAGGTAATGCATGTGGGGGTGCACGAAGGAGACACTTCAGTGGAGAAAACAGTACCTCGGAAAATCACCTTGATGATCTAGATGTGCTTGACAACTCAAAGACTCCTGCCCTGCATCCCCGAGTCAAAAGCCTGAGCACCTCTTATCGAAGGAAGTCTGCTTCAGAAGTGCCTAATCAAAATCTGTTTCATGGTATGACCCGTGGCCACAGCTTCAGTGAGCTGAATTCAGGAGGCTCTTCACCAGAACCCTCTGAAACTTCGGAGCTTGGGGCTACCAGCTGTTTCAG TTTGGAGAGGTTGTCATCCTTGGAAGATCCTCAGCAGCAGTGCAGTAATGCTGGCTTCCAAGTGAGTGAGGCATGTGGAGGCAGTTCTAGGGAACTCCACCCTGACCTGATGGTAGAAGCCTCACCCCTGGAGTCCCCCAAGGAGGGTTTCCCACTGATTCACTCCCAGTCAGCTTTGGAGGCCATTGCACCCTCTGAGTTTGGTGGTGTCACAGGAGTTGGGCCGGAGGTGAGGGGTGCTGAGGAGCTGCGGCCGTCCTTCAAGAGACAGTTATCGGTGCCTTCCAATAATGAGACTCTTCAAAAGGTGAATGATGTGCGTCGCTATCTGCAG TTGAATGATTCTGATGAAGCTTTGCTCCACCCTCTGAAGCGCATTGAGAGCTTCatcaacaagaagaagagagaagggaagcgcagGAAGATGGGGGAGTCCAACAGCCAAGAGTATTAA
- the LOC135115726 gene encoding uncharacterized protein LOC135115726 isoform X4, whose product MENLVKCLDPDGNHSPEPLSQDPSAFSGLRVTPFQHHLQQWAGGASNITTLPGHPNFTFPNPGQDITNNNENDNLNANTPMDTHTASPSSSASPRTPLKISVVPCREIGGKHFLRNEVYNNESEPRGYVFLANYKNFLDEQHETRSGSEIDVQNLCQLFSQMGYKPSYHINMTKWETIQALRDFRNMKEHSNVDSCIVVFMSHGRDDTSFYTSDNHYLTVHNVVERFNNRECPILKGKPKIFIFQFCRGVGPDIGVDAANVSHVKSKGNSNGLDVETDSSTFGSTVPERDPTYTDMYIVYSTVGGFVSFRHPESGSWLVEAICEVFMKDACDTELEHLMKKVSRRVRANFSTEGNKQACEFVQRAFDRHFFFNPKPLPSLSSLNLSQLGEMLPRLKPVHHRRIRTSSPSSKLKSGNACGGARRRHFSGENSTSENHLDDLDVLDNSKTPALHPRVKSLSTSYRRKSASEVPNQNLFHGMTRGHSFSELNSGGSSPEPSETSELGATSCFSLERLSSLEDPQQQCSNAGFQVSEACGGSSRELHPDLMVEASPLESPKEGFPLIHSQSALEAIAPSEFGGVTGVGPEVRGAEELRPSFKRQLSVPSNNETLQKVNDVRRYLQLNDSDEALLHPLKRIESFINKKKREGKRRKMGESNSQEY is encoded by the exons ATGGAGAACCTGGTGAAGTGTCTGGACCCTGATGGCAACCACTCTCCTGAACCCCTCAG CCAAGATCCTAGTGCCTTTTCTGGTCTGCGGGTTACCCCATTCCAGCACCATCTTCAGCAGTGGGCAGGGGGAGCAAGCAACATAACAACCCTCCCTGGCCACCCCAACTTTACCTTCCCCAACCCAGGCCAGGATATCaccaacaataatgaaaatgacaACTTGAATGCCAACACACCCATGGACACTCACACTGCCTCACCAAGCTCCTCTGCCAGTCCCCGCACACCCCTCAAGATATCAGTGGTGCCATGTCGGGAGATTGGCGGCAAGCATTTCTTGAGGAATGAG GTATACAATAATGAATCTGAACCTCGAGGTTACGTCTTCCTGGCCAACTACAAGAACTTTCTTGATGAGCAGCATGAGACTCGCTCGGGTTCTGAGATTGATGTCCAGAATCTGTGCCAGCTGTTCAGCCAGATGGGATACAAGCCTTCCTACCACATCAACATGACCAAATGG GAAACCATCCAGGCTCTGAGGGACTTCCGCAACATGAAGGAGCACAGTAATGTGGACTCGTGCATTGTTGTGTTCATGAGTCACGGCCGAGACGACACTTCCTTCTACACCTCAGACAACCATTACCTTACTGTGCACAATGTGGTGGAGCGTTTTAATAACAGAGAGTGTCCAATACTCAAGGGGAAACCCAAGATTTTCATATTTCAGTTCTGTAG gGGTGTAGGCCCAGATATAGGGGTGGATGCTGCTAATGTGTCCCATGTGAAGAGCAAGGGCAACAGTAATGGCCTTGATGTGGAAACTGATTCAAGCACCTTTGGGAGCACTGTGCCAGAGCGAGACCCAACCTACACTGATATGTACATTGTTTACTCTACTGTTGGAG GTTTTGTATCATTCCGCCACCCTGAAAGTGGATCATGGCTTGTGGAGGCAATCTGTGAGGTGTTTATGAAGGATGCTTGTGATACTGAACTGGAACACCTCATGAAGAAG GTTTCAAGGCGTGTCCGGGCCAACTTCAGCACTGAGGGAAACAAACAGGCCTGCGAGTTTGTCCAGAGAGCGTTCGACCGCCACTTCTTCTTCAACCCAAAGCCACTACCATCTCT ATCCTCTCTCAACCTTAGTCAACTGGGTGAGATGCTGCCTAGACTCAAGCCTGTCCACCACAGGAGGATCCGCACTTCCTCCCCCTCAAGCAAGCTCAAGTCAGGTAATGCATGTGGGGGTGCACGAAGGAGACACTTCAGTGGAGAAAACAGTACCTCGGAAAATCACCTTGATGATCTAGATGTGCTTGACAACTCAAAGACTCCTGCCCTGCATCCCCGAGTCAAAAGCCTGAGCACCTCTTATCGAAGGAAGTCTGCTTCAGAAGTGCCTAATCAAAATCTGTTTCATGGTATGACCCGTGGCCACAGCTTCAGTGAGCTGAATTCAGGAGGCTCTTCACCAGAACCCTCTGAAACTTCGGAGCTTGGGGCTACCAGCTGTTTCAG TTTGGAGAGGTTGTCATCCTTGGAAGATCCTCAGCAGCAGTGCAGTAATGCTGGCTTCCAAGTGAGTGAGGCATGTGGAGGCAGTTCTAGGGAACTCCACCCTGACCTGATGGTAGAAGCCTCACCCCTGGAGTCCCCCAAGGAGGGTTTCCCACTGATTCACTCCCAGTCAGCTTTGGAGGCCATTGCACCCTCTGAGTTTGGTGGTGTCACAGGAGTTGGGCCGGAGGTGAGGGGTGCTGAGGAGCTGCGGCCGTCCTTCAAGAGACAGTTATCGGTGCCTTCCAATAATGAGACTCTTCAAAAGGTGAATGATGTGCGTCGCTATCTGCAG TTGAATGATTCTGATGAAGCTTTGCTCCACCCTCTGAAGCGCATTGAGAGCTTCatcaacaagaagaagagagaagggaagcgcagGAAGATGGGGGAGTCCAACAGCCAAGAGTATTAA
- the LOC135115726 gene encoding uncharacterized protein LOC135115726 isoform X1, translating to MCRASTMSGEEWKAVKEQVEAIATEVVAWGRTTDVIYSLLQQKLLTEANMAHLMSLNTKKEQVRQLVALLAASGSGSSSSSSLRSFLGVLQEQGMENLVKCLDPDGNHSPEPLSQDPSAFSGLRVTPFQHHLQQWAGGASNITTLPGHPNFTFPNPGQDITNNNENDNLNANTPMDTHTASPSSSASPRTPLKISVVPCREIGGKHFLRNEVYNNESEPRGYVFLANYKNFLDEQHETRSGSEIDVQNLCQLFSQMGYKPSYHINMTKWETIQALRDFRNMKEHSNVDSCIVVFMSHGRDDTSFYTSDNHYLTVHNVVERFNNRECPILKGKPKIFIFQFCRGVGPDIGVDAANVSHVKSKGNSNGLDVETDSSTFGSTVPERDPTYTDMYIVYSTVGGFVSFRHPESGSWLVEAICEVFMKDACDTELEHLMKKVSRRVRANFSTEGNKQACEFVQRAFDRHFFFNPKPLPSLSSLNLSQLGEMLPRLKPVHHRRIRTSSPSSKLKSGNACGGARRRHFSGENSTSENHLDDLDVLDNSKTPALHPRVKSLSTSYRRKSASEVPNQNLFHGMTRGHSFSELNSGGSSPEPSETSELGATSCFSLERLSSLEDPQQQCSNAGFQVSEACGGSSRELHPDLMVEASPLESPKEGFPLIHSQSALEAIAPSEFGGVTGVGPEVRGAEELRPSFKRQLSVPSNNETLQKVNDVRRYLQLNDSDEALLHPLKRIESFINKKKREGKRRKMGESNSQEY from the exons atgtgcAG GGCCAGCACTATGAGTGGGGAAGAATGGAAAGCTGTGAAGGAGCAGGTGGAGGCAATAGCAACGGAGGTGGTGGCATGGGGCCGCACAACAGATGTGATTTACAGCCTCCTCCAACAGAAGCTGCTGACTGAGGCTAACATGGCCCACCTGATG aGTCTgaacacaaagaaggaacaagTGAGGCAACTGGTGGCTTTGTTAGCAGCATCAGGAtctggcagcagcagcagcagcagtctgaGGAGCTTCCTTGGGGTTCTTCAGGAGCAGGGGATGGAGAACCTGGTGAAGTGTCTGGACCCTGATGGCAACCACTCTCCTGAACCCCTCAG CCAAGATCCTAGTGCCTTTTCTGGTCTGCGGGTTACCCCATTCCAGCACCATCTTCAGCAGTGGGCAGGGGGAGCAAGCAACATAACAACCCTCCCTGGCCACCCCAACTTTACCTTCCCCAACCCAGGCCAGGATATCaccaacaataatgaaaatgacaACTTGAATGCCAACACACCCATGGACACTCACACTGCCTCACCAAGCTCCTCTGCCAGTCCCCGCACACCCCTCAAGATATCAGTGGTGCCATGTCGGGAGATTGGCGGCAAGCATTTCTTGAGGAATGAG GTATACAATAATGAATCTGAACCTCGAGGTTACGTCTTCCTGGCCAACTACAAGAACTTTCTTGATGAGCAGCATGAGACTCGCTCGGGTTCTGAGATTGATGTCCAGAATCTGTGCCAGCTGTTCAGCCAGATGGGATACAAGCCTTCCTACCACATCAACATGACCAAATGG GAAACCATCCAGGCTCTGAGGGACTTCCGCAACATGAAGGAGCACAGTAATGTGGACTCGTGCATTGTTGTGTTCATGAGTCACGGCCGAGACGACACTTCCTTCTACACCTCAGACAACCATTACCTTACTGTGCACAATGTGGTGGAGCGTTTTAATAACAGAGAGTGTCCAATACTCAAGGGGAAACCCAAGATTTTCATATTTCAGTTCTGTAG gGGTGTAGGCCCAGATATAGGGGTGGATGCTGCTAATGTGTCCCATGTGAAGAGCAAGGGCAACAGTAATGGCCTTGATGTGGAAACTGATTCAAGCACCTTTGGGAGCACTGTGCCAGAGCGAGACCCAACCTACACTGATATGTACATTGTTTACTCTACTGTTGGAG GTTTTGTATCATTCCGCCACCCTGAAAGTGGATCATGGCTTGTGGAGGCAATCTGTGAGGTGTTTATGAAGGATGCTTGTGATACTGAACTGGAACACCTCATGAAGAAG GTTTCAAGGCGTGTCCGGGCCAACTTCAGCACTGAGGGAAACAAACAGGCCTGCGAGTTTGTCCAGAGAGCGTTCGACCGCCACTTCTTCTTCAACCCAAAGCCACTACCATCTCT ATCCTCTCTCAACCTTAGTCAACTGGGTGAGATGCTGCCTAGACTCAAGCCTGTCCACCACAGGAGGATCCGCACTTCCTCCCCCTCAAGCAAGCTCAAGTCAGGTAATGCATGTGGGGGTGCACGAAGGAGACACTTCAGTGGAGAAAACAGTACCTCGGAAAATCACCTTGATGATCTAGATGTGCTTGACAACTCAAAGACTCCTGCCCTGCATCCCCGAGTCAAAAGCCTGAGCACCTCTTATCGAAGGAAGTCTGCTTCAGAAGTGCCTAATCAAAATCTGTTTCATGGTATGACCCGTGGCCACAGCTTCAGTGAGCTGAATTCAGGAGGCTCTTCACCAGAACCCTCTGAAACTTCGGAGCTTGGGGCTACCAGCTGTTTCAG TTTGGAGAGGTTGTCATCCTTGGAAGATCCTCAGCAGCAGTGCAGTAATGCTGGCTTCCAAGTGAGTGAGGCATGTGGAGGCAGTTCTAGGGAACTCCACCCTGACCTGATGGTAGAAGCCTCACCCCTGGAGTCCCCCAAGGAGGGTTTCCCACTGATTCACTCCCAGTCAGCTTTGGAGGCCATTGCACCCTCTGAGTTTGGTGGTGTCACAGGAGTTGGGCCGGAGGTGAGGGGTGCTGAGGAGCTGCGGCCGTCCTTCAAGAGACAGTTATCGGTGCCTTCCAATAATGAGACTCTTCAAAAGGTGAATGATGTGCGTCGCTATCTGCAG TTGAATGATTCTGATGAAGCTTTGCTCCACCCTCTGAAGCGCATTGAGAGCTTCatcaacaagaagaagagagaagggaagcgcagGAAGATGGGGGAGTCCAACAGCCAAGAGTATTAA